In Micromonospora cremea, the genomic window GCCAGCCGGGTCAGGTCGTCCGGCGTACCGGTGAAGGTCATGGCCGGATGCAGGGCGAGCGGCCGAGCGCCCACCGCGGCAGCCGGTGCCAGTACGGCCAGCCCGTGCGCGCCGGAGGTGTGCGCGACCACCTGGCCCGGGCGCAGCGCGCCCCGGTCGGCGAGGTCGGCGACCACACCGGCCAGCGCGTCGTCCGGCACCGCGATCAGCAGCAGGTCGGCGGCGGCGTGGGCGACCGCGGCGACCGGGCGGCGGGGCACCTCGGGCAGCAGCAGGGCGAGCCGTGCGCGGCTGGCTCCGGAGCCGCCCGCGACGGCGACCACCCGATGGCCAGCGGCGGCGAGTGCGGCGCCCAGCACGGCACCGACCCGGCCGGCACCGATGACGCCAACGGTGAGCAGACGGGAGGTGACGGCAGCCGGGGCGCCGATGACGGCGCGATCCCGCGGTGCGGCGGGCCCCTGCGGGGCCGTCGGACGCGGGCGCAGCGGTGCGCTCATGACGACGATCCAGTCCTCGAGAAGGGGTACCGGTCGATCGCAAGTATGCGCCCGGCCTGCCGAACCGGGACAAGCATGTGTGAAAACGTTCACCACCGAAGGAACGGCCCCTCGTTGACGCCTCCGGTTGTACAAGGGACCCTTCCCAACAAGTCAGCGGCCGGGGTGCAGAAGACCAGCGTCGAGGAACTTGACCTTGGTGTCCGTACCGGCCTCGCCGTCCTCGTCCGGGATGTTTTGGCTGTCGTGCACCACCAGCAGGCCACCCGGGTACCCGAGCAATCGCCGGGAGGCCGGCCAGCAGCAGCGGTACGACCACCAGCGCGGGGATCACGAGTCGTCCCATGACCGCTGACCGTAGGGTCGGCACAGTGGCGCACCCTGAACGTGGAGTGAACTGATGTCAATTCCCTGGCGGGACGCGATGAGCCGGGCCCTCTACGGGCCGGACGGCTTTTTCGTCTCCGGCACCGGACCGGCCGACCACTTCCGAACCAGCGTGCACGCCTCCCCAGTGTTCGCCGGCGCGCTGCTGCGCCTGATCGCGGAGGTGGACACCGCCCTGGGCCATCCGTCGCGGCTCGACGTGGTCGACGTCGGGGCTGGGCGGGGAGAACTGTTGCATGAGCTGCTGCGATCCATCGAAGACGCCGCCGGGTTCGCGGTGGGGGTTTCCGGGGAGCCCACCCGCTCCGGGCGGTCAGGCTTGATCCCTCCGCGGGCGGGCTCCCCGGAAACCCTGACTTCCACGGCCTCCGCCCGTCGGTCGCCCGACGATCCGTCGGCCGTCGCCGTTCGTCCGTCGCTCGCGGAACGGGTGCGATTCACGGCAGTCGAGCTGGCACCCCGCCCCGAGCATCTGCCAGAAAAGATCGAGTGGGTCTCCGAGATCCCTGCTGGGATCAACGGCGTGCTGCTGGCAACCGAGTGGCTGGACAACGTTCCGCTGGACGTGGCGGTGCACACCGAGGACGACTGGCGATACGTGCTGGTCGATGCCGAGAACGGCGCGGAAACGATTGGTGAGCTGGTCAGTCCTGATGATCTCGACTGGTTGACCACATGGTGGACCAGACGCACGAGCCCTCGCCGTGCGGACCGTGACCCGAATCCGGCGGCGGCCGGAACGGCCGCGACTGGCGCAACCGAGTCGGGTTTCCGGGCAGCCCGGCCGGCGCAGGGATCAAGCCTGACCGCCCGGAGCCGGCCGGGCTGCCCGGAAACCCCCCACAGCAACCACACACGAGCCGAGATCGGCCGAAGCAGGGACGAGGCCTGGGCGAACGCGGTGAGGAAGATCGAGCGGGGCATGGCGGTGGCCGTGGACTACGGACACCTGCGGGAGGAACGGCCGGTGGACGGGACGCTGACCGGGTACCGGGGAGGGCGACAGGTACCGCCGGTGCCGGACGGGTCGGCTGACGTGACCGCGCACGTGGCCATGGACTCGGTCGCCTCCGCCGGTGCGGCGGTCGCCCGGTGCGCGTACTCCCTGGTCTCCCAGCGGGAGGCGCTGCGGGCGCTCGGGGCCGACGGTGGCCGACCGCCGCTGAGCCTGGCCGGCACCGACCCGGGCGGGTACGTGCGGGCGCTGGCCGCCGCGTCGGCGGTGGCCGAGCTGATCGACCCGGCGGGGCTCGGCGGGCACTGGTGGCTGCGCCAACCGGTCGGCATCCCGCTCGGTCCGGCCGTGGCACGATGACGGGCATGACCACCGACGCCGGGGACCTCCGTGAACTGACCGTCGGCACCGGGGCCGGCCTGGTCGCCGGCACCGGCGATCAGCAGCTCGGCACCGACATGGTGCTGAACATTGGCCCGCAGCACCCTTCCACCCACGGCGTGCTGCGGCTGAAGCTGGTGCTCGACGGCGAACGGGTGATCGCCTGCGAACCGATCATCGGCTACATGCACCGGGGCGCGGAGAAGCTCTTCGAGGTGCGCGACTACCGGCAGATCATCGTGCTGGCCAACCGGCACGACTGGCTCTCGGCGTTCTCCAACGAGCTGGGTGTCGTGCTCGCGGTGGAACGGCTGATGGGCATGGAGGTGCCCGAGCGGGCCACCTGGCTGCGGATGGCACTGGCCGAGCTGAACCGGGTGCTCAACCACCTGATGTTCCTCGGCTCCTACCCGCTGGAGATCGGCGCGATCACACCGGTCTTCTACGCCTTCCGGGAGCGGGAGACCATCCAGGCGGTGATGGAGGAGGTCTCCGGCGGCCGGATCCACTACATGTTCAACCGGGTGGGCGGCCTCAAGGAGGAGGTGCCGTACGGCTGGACCGGCCGGGCCCGCGCGGCGATCGGCGAGGTACGCCGGCGGCTGCCCGACCTGGACCACCTGATCCGGCGCAACGAGATCTTCCTGGCCCGGACGGTGGGCGTGGGGGTGCTCTCCGCCGCGGACGCCGCCGCGTTCGGCGCGTCCGGGCCGGTGGCCCGGGCCTCCGGGCTCGACCTGGACCTGCGCCGCGACGATCCCTACTTGGCCTACGACCAGTTGGACGTGCCGGTGGTCACCCGCACCGCCGGAGACTGCCACGCCCGCTTCGAGGTGCTGCTCGACCAGGTGTACGCCTCGCTGGACCTCGCCGAGCAGTGCCTGGACCGGGTGGACCGGCTGACCGGGCCGATCAACACCCGCCTGCCCAAGGTGCTCAAGGCGCCGGAGGGCCACACCTACGCCTGGACCGAGAACCCGCTCGGCATCAACGGCTACTACCTGGTGTCCCGGGGTGAGAAGACGCCCTGGCGGTTGAAGCTGCGCACCGCGTCGTACGCCAACGTGCAGGCACTGGCCACCCTGCTCCCCGGTTGCCTGGTGCCGGACCTGATCGCCATCCTCGGCTCGATGTTCTTCGTGGTCGGGGACATCGACAAGTGACCCCGAGCGAATCGGCCGCCGGTCAGTGCCAGCGGTCGGTGGCCGGGGCGCCTCCGGCGCGCGGCACGTCGTCCTGCGGCGGGTAGCCGTACCGCTCGTCGACCCGGCGCCGGCCGGTCCGTTCCGGTGCGGGCTCCGCCTGGTGGCCCCGCTGGCGCGGCGGACGCCACTCGTCCGGCACCGGCACGCCGCCCACCGGCAGCGCCGGCCGGTCCGCCGGCTCGTCCCGCCAACCGCCGTCGCGGTCGTAACGGCGCACCGGCTCGTCCCGGGGGTACGGCTCGCGCTCGTCGTACCGGCGCGGCTCGTCGTAGCTGCGCGCGTCCTCGTGGCGGCGGGGCTCCTCGTGGCGGACGGAGGCCCAGCGGTCGGCCACCCGGTACTCGGCGCCCGTGGCGTCGGCGTGCACCTCGGCCCGGCGCTCCCCGACCCGCAGCTCACGGCCGTTCTCGTCGTCCCGCACGGCGGCCCACCGGTCACCGGCCCGCAGCTGCGACCAGTACTCACCGGTGTCGTCCGCCCGCAGGGCCGGTCCGGGCTGCGGCACGGCGGTGGCCCGGTCGGGTTCGCGCTCCTCCGACCAGCCACGATCGTCGGGGCCCGCCCACGAATCCGGCTGCCTCCGGTCCGCGACGGGCTGCGGCCGGGCCCCCCGAACGGACTCGTCGGGCCGGGGGTACGCCTCGCGCGGATCAACCCACTCCGGCTCGTCGCGGCGGTCCGCCCAGCCGTGCTCGTCACCGTCCGGGCCGGGCCCACCCCGCTCGGCCCCCCAACCCGATCTGTCCCGCGAGCCGGTCCGGCCGGGCTCACCACGGGTCGCGGCCTGCGCGCCCCGGGACCGCTCCTCCGCGCTGCCGCCCGGGGTCCACTCCTGCGCCGGCGCGGTCCACTGGCCGGCGTACCCACCGCCGTACCGCCCACCCGGCTCGGCCGGACCGCCGTCGACAACGGTGTGCCGGGTGGTGACGTGCACCGTCTCGGTGTGCCGCACCACGCCGACCGGACGGTGCACCGACTCGGGGCGGTCGTGCTCACGAGGGCGGGGCACGGAGCCGTACCCGGCGGCCGGCCGCTCCGCGCCGTACCCGGCGGCTGGCCGCTCCGCGCCGTACGGCCCGGGGGCCGGTGGCTCGGCGCCGTAGAGCCCGCCGCTGACCGGCGGCTCGGCGCCGGCGTCGGGGGCCTCCGGGTGGTACGCCGGCTCACCATCGTCCGCGCGCTCGGGGCGGCCCCACCGGGCACCGGTGTGCTCCGGGGGCGACACCCGGCCTCGGCCCGCCGGGGCGTCGCCGGGCACCGACACGCGGCTGCGGACGGCCGGGGCATCGTCGACCGGCTCGCCGGCCGGCACCCGCGCCCGGCCGGCACCCGCCGGTTCGGCGGCCGGGGCGGCGCCGGGGAGCGCGGCGCCGCTGGCGTCGAGGCGGCGGCGGACGGCGGCGACGCCCTCCTGTGCCCGCTGCGCCTGGTCGAGCGCCTGGTTACCGCGCTGTGCGGCGGCGACGATTTCGGCGCGCAACTCCCGGCGGAGCTCCTCGATCTCGTCCAGGAGCTCATCGGCCTGTGCCGAGGCGCCGTCGCCGTCCGGCCGCAGCGCGATGGAGAGGCCGATCAGCACCACCGCCAGGATGGCGAGCACCGCCGCGAAGCGCAGCGGCCCGTTGCCGTCGGCGACCAGCAGGATCAGCGCCGCCACCGGGGCGAGGGCCACGCCGGCCCAGAAGAGCATGGTCAGCAGCGGCGGTTGACGCCGGGCATCGGGGGCGACCGGGGCTGGCATGGCTGTGCAGCCTACCGAGGATCTCCAGCTGAGGGAACGGGGTCCCGGGAAGCGCGGACGCCCCCGCCCCGGGTGGGGGCGGGGGCGTCGTCAGCACGCCACGAGGTGGCTCAGCTGGTGGCGAAGGCGCCGTCCGACGAGAAGATCAGGCCCACGCTGATGGCGCCGGTGCGCAGCCCGTTCTTGGTCAGCGGGCCGCCCTGGTCCAGTGAGGAGAACGAGCCCACCGACAGCCCGTACGTCTTCTCCAGGCCCGGCTTGCAGAACGGGCGCTGCTGGCACTCCGGCGGACCGCCCAGCACGGTCGCGTTGCCCGAGCACTTCGCGGCCAGCTCGGACAGGGTCCGCACGCCGTACTTGTCGGCGAAGGCCTGCGTGACCGCGAAGGCGTTCTGGTTCTGTGCGGCGGCCGCGGTGCCGAAGGTGATGCCCACCTTGTCGCCTTCGGCCTTCAGCGCGGTCACGGTCTTGTTGATGTCGGGCGAGGAGACCGGCTGGGCGTTGGGGCCGTTGGCCTTGGTGTTGAGGAACTCCGCCATGGTCGCCGCGTACTCCGGGACGACCTGGACCTCGCCCTTCTCCAGCGCCGGCTCGTAGAGCTCCCGGTTGCCGATCTGCTGCACCTTGACCTGGTAGCCGGCGGCGGTGAGCGCGATCCGGTACAGCTCGCCCAGGGTCTGGCTCTCGGCGAAGTTGCCGGCACCCACCACGATCTCGCCGCCCGGGCCCTTGGCGATGCCCGCGGTGACGTTGTTGGCCGACGCGAACTCCTCGGCCGCCACCTTGGGGGTCTTGCGGTCGTCGGTGACGGCCTTGTTGAGCTGGATCAGCTTCGGCGTGTCGAGCGCGGCCGAGACCTTGTCCAGCGCGGCGATCAACTGCGGGTTGGAAACCTTGCTGTTGACCGCCGGGATGACGTTGTCGGAGTTCTGGAGCTTCTTGTCGTCCTGCAATGCGATGAGCTGCTGCCCGGCGACCGGGGCGCACCCGGCCCCGGAGGCGCCCTGCTGAGGAGCGTCGGTGCCGGACGAGCCGGCATCACCACACCCGGTCAGAAGCCCTGCCGCGGCGACGACGCCGATCGCGCCGATCGCCAGACGTGTACGTGCGCGCATGTGCCCGCCTTCCGTGTCCCGGCGCGACCCAGTCCGGGCCGGCCGCGTGTCCGACGGGCGATCCTGACTGTCGGCCGCCCGCGAATGTCCACCCAACATCCTCCGCGACCGACCGACAACCTGAGGTGGAGTTCGTCACCGCATCGTCACCGGCCGGCTCGCTGCCGGTGGCCGGGCCCGCGACCGCTCACCCGAACGGGTCGTCCGTCGGACGAGCCGGGGCAGATCAGGCGCGGCCGGTGGCGTCAGCGGGCCGGGGCCGCCCCGCGCGCTGCCGGTCGCGCCGCAGCGGACGGGGGGTGATCAGCCGTTCGACGCCGCCCAGGACCACCTCGGCCAGCAACGCGAGCCCGGCCACCAGCACGCCGCCGGCCAGGATCTGACCCCCGCCCACCGCGATGCTGAGGCCGAAGCCGGTACGGATGATCTCGCCGAGGCCGCCGCCGTTGACGAACGACGCCAACGCGGTGGTGGCGATCACCTGCACGGCGGCGGTCCGGAACCCGGCGGCCAGGTAGGGCACCGCGAGCGGCAGTTCCACCCGCCGCAGCACCTGCCCGCCGGACAGACCCATCCCGCGGGCCGCGTCGAGCGCCTCCAGGTCCGCCTGGCGTACGCCGGTGTAGGCGTTGGCCAGCAACGGCGGAACGGCGAAGACGGCCAGCGCCACCACCACCGGCGTGCGGCCGAAGCCGAGGAACGTCAACGGCAGGATGGTCAGCAGCGCGAGGGTGGGGATGGCCAGGGTGGCGTTGGACACCAGCACCACCAGGCCACCACCCCGCCCGGTGTGCCCCAGCCAGAGTCCGAGCGGCCAGGCCACCAGGCAGCCGAGCGCCACCGCTGCGGCGGAGATCTCCAGGTGCTCGCCGAGCCGGTCCAGGATGCCGCCGGGGTTGGTCCAGTTCAGCGGGTCGTTGAGCCACATCACCGCCTGCTGCACCGGGCTCGCTGCGGCACTCACCGGACGCCCCGGGCGGACCAGGGGGTGACCAGCCGGCCGACCAGGACCAGCAGCAGGTCCAGCAGCACCGCGAGCGCCACGCAGAGCACCGTGCCGGTCATGATCTCGGCCTTGTAGAGATTGTTCTGGAAGCCCGCGAAGATCAGCTGACCGAGCCCGCCGTGCCCGACCAGCACCCCCACGGTGACCAGCGCGACCGTCGACACGGTGGCCAGCCGCAGCCCGGTCATGATGCCCGGGATCGCCAGCGGCAGGTCGATCCGGAACAGCCGGCGCCACCGGCCGTAGCCCATCCCCTCGGCGGCATCGCGGACCTCGGGCGGCACCTGGTTGAGCCCCGCCACCACGTTGCGGACGATCAGCAGCAGCGCGTACAGGACCAACCCGACCAGCACGGTGGTGGCGCCGGTGCCCAGGTAGGGCGCGACGAACGCGAACAACGCCAGCGACGGAATGGTGTAGATCACGCCGGTGACGCCGAGGATCGGCCCGGCCAGCGGGCGGAACCAGTACGCGACCACGGACAACGGCAGGGCGATCAGCACCGCGATCAGCACCGCGCGCCCGGTGAGGGAGGCGTGTTCACCCACCGCCGCGAGGATCGTGTCAGAGTTGTCCCGCACGTACTGCCAGGAGAACCAGGGGTTACCCGGGTCGGCCCGGTAGCTCAGGCGGAAGGACATACGTGGACGTTACCCCGGAGGCTGCCGGCGGGGCCGAAGCCCCTCGCGCAGCGTCGATCTCCCTTCAGGGCATCCAGAAGCGCTACCCGAACGGCACCGAGGCCGTCCGGGAACTCAGCCTGGAGGTCAAGGCCGGCGAGCTGGTGGTGCTGATCGGCCCGTCCGGCTGCGGCAAGTCGACGGTGCTCCGCATGGTCAACCGGCTGATCGAGCCGACCGCCGGGCGGATCATGCTCGGTGACGAGGACGTCACCGACGTCGACCCGGTGCGGCTGCGCCGCCGGATCGGCTACGTGATCCAGAACGTCGGGCTGTTTCCACACCAGACGGTCCGGGCGAACGTGGCCACCGTGCCCGGGCTGCTCGGCTGGTCCCGTGACCAGACCCGGGCCCGGGTCGACGAGCTGCTCGAGCTGGTCGGGCTGGACCCGGCCCAGTTCGGCCGCCGCTACCCGCACGAACTGTCGGGTGGGCAGCGGCAGCGCGTGGGGGTGGCTCGTGCGCTCGCCGCCGACCCCGTGGTGCTCCTGATGGACGAGCCGTTCTCGGCCGTCGACCCGATCGTCCGGGCCCGCCTCCAGGAGGAGTTCCTCCGGCTCCAGGCCGAGGTCCGCAAGACGATCCTGCTGGTCACCCACGACCTCGACGAGGCGGTCCGGCTCGGCGACCGGATCGCGGTGCTCTCCCACGGCGGACGCCTGCAGCAGTACGACACCCCGGCCGCCCTGCTCGGCGAGCCCGCCACCCCGTTCGTGCGCGAGTTCGTCGGAGCCGACCGGGGCATCCGCCGGCTGGCGGTCACCCAGCTCGACCGGGACGCGCTGGAGCCGCTGCCCGGCGACGCCGAGACGGACCTGCCCACGGTGCCGCTGGACGGCTCCGCGTACGACGCGCTGGCGGTGCTGCTCACCTCGGGGCGGGACCGGCTCGTGGTCACCGACGACGGCCGACCCGTGGGCGCGCTCAGCCGGCAGCGCCTGCTCGACCTCGGCCGCGTGACGGGCTGACCGCCCGGCTCGACCGGTCCGGTCAGGCCCGACCGCCGAGGCTGGCGGTGCCGATGATCCAACCGGAGAGGAAGCCGTAGCCGGCGCCGCTGCTGGCATCCTGCAACGCGCCCAGCAGCGACGGGTCCGGGCCGAACGGCGCCGCCAGCACGGCGGCGAGCCCACCGGCGAGCACGTAGGCGGCCCAGCCGGAGAAGAACTGGCTGACCGAGCCGGGCACCCGGGCCACCTGGGCGGCGGGCAGCAGATAGAGCAGGGCCACCGCGATGGCCACCAGCAGGACGGCCCGCAGGTCGGCGGCGAGCAATCCGCCGGGCTGCCCGTCCGCGTCCAGCCGCCAGGCAGGCCAGGCGAGCAGGCGCAGGTAGTAATCGCCGGCCGACGCCGGGTCGGCTCGCGTACCGGCCCATCCGGTGTACGCCGGGCTGCCGCAGATGCCGACCAGCAGCAGCACGGCGAGCGCGCCGGTGCCGGCGGCCGTCCCGTAGCGGCTGACCGGGCCGCGGCGATGGAAGAGCCCCATGATCCGCCCAGGGCCCGAGCCGACCGACCGGGCGGACCTGGGCTGCCCCGACCGGCTCAGTGCTTCAACAGGTAGTCGATGAAGGCGGCCCGCAGCAGCGGCTCCGACTCCTCGTAGCCGTGACCGGTCAGCTCCCGCCACAGCGCGTTGGCCTCGTCGATGATCGGACCGATCGAGTTCGGCGCGCCGTCCAGCACCGTCGCCTCGTCCGCGTTCGGCAGGTGCCGCAGCACCGACCAGTAGAAACCCACGTCACGGTGCTCCCGGGCGCGGGCGAACGCCCGCTCCCGCAGCTCCTCGGTGGACAGCGTGTCGAGCTCCTCGAACGAGGTTCCGCCGGGGGTGGCGGCAGGTGTGTCGGTCATGCCGCCGAGCCTAACGGTCGAGATCAGCTCCGGCTCGGCGGACGCGACACGGCTCACCGCTCACCGTCTTCCCACCGGCGCGGGCTGTCCTCCCAGCGCGGATCCCGCCACGGGTCGACCGGTTGCGGCGCGGCCGGCGTCTGCAGGGTGGGGGGCCAGGTGTCGACCGGCTGCGACCGTGGCATCGTCCAGCCCGTGCTGATCGTGCCGTCGCCGACCGGCTCGGACTTGTCGGTGCTGTCCGGCCGGGGCCGTCCGTACGTCTCGACCAACCGGGTGACCAGCAGTCCGACGCCGAGCGCGACCCCGCCGACCGTCCAACGGTCAACCGTCCAGCCGCGCGCCCGCGCGTACGCCTGGAAGACGATGACCAGGCACACCGCCAGCAGGGTGCCGAACAGACCACCCCGACGGCCGTACGCGCTGGTGCCGGCGAGCAGGGCCACCCCGATCGCCAGCACCGTCCAGTCCAGCCCCGGGGCGGGCGTGACCGTCCCCGAGCCGTTGGCCGCGAGCAGCACGCCGGCGAGGGCGGCGAGCACGGTGGAGCCGACCAGCGCGAGCGCGGTGACCACGGCAGCCACCACTCCCCGGCGACGGGCCGGATCGGTGACCGGCCGGTACCGGCCGACCAGCCGGCGGATCGCCCGGATGGCGCCGAACAGCCCGCCGAGGACCGCCACCGCGGCGAAGCCGGCCAAGAGGTAGCCGGCGCTCCGCCCGGGGTCGTAGTCGCCCTGCACCAGCACGGGCGCCGACCGGCGTTCGATGTACACCACCACCCCGGCCGCGCCGGCGAGACTGGCTGCCCAGCCCGGCACGTGCAGCACCACCACGGCCAGCGCCAGCGCCAGCCCGCCCAGCGCGGCGGCCGCGACGGCCGGGCCGACGGACTCCGCCAGACCCTGGTCCCCCTGCTCCGCGTAGTGCAGCGCGGCGGCGACCGCGACCGGCCCGACAGCCAGGTTCGGGGCGGCGGTACGCAGGCTCAGCCCGGCGGCGAGGGCGAGCAGCCCGAGCCCGACCAGGCCGACCAGCAGGGTGCGCAGGTTGTCGCCGCGCAGCACGTCCGAGTCGGCCCGCCAGAGCAGCCAGCCCAGAGTGGCGAGACCACCCAGCAGCAGGATCTCCCACACCAGGTGCACGCCGACCCGGTCCCGGCCGGGCTCACCTTGGCTGGGGTCGTCGAAGACGTGCTCCAGAACGGCGGCGGGCACCCCGGACGAGGGCTCGACCGACCCTTCCCGGCCCGCTTCTTCGTACCCCATGACGCCGCCTCCCCAGTGGCCGGCCGTCCCCGCCCCGGTTCGCGGACGGACCGGGGCGGCCATTGCTCTCCGATCGCAGGCACCGTACCCGCGCCCGGAGCCGGGCGTAACCCCCTGTCAGCGCTGGCCGGGGTGGCTCTCCCGCTGGTCTGGCTCACGCTCGTCGTCCGGGCGCTCCGGCACCCGGCAGGAGCGCTCGAGCCAGAGCGCGGCGCCCACCAGCGCCAGCGAGGCCAGCAGGCCGCCCCCGGCGGCCGGTCGATCCTCCGTGGCGGCCCGGGTGGTCTCGACGAAGAGCCAGCCGGTGAGCCCGGCGTAGAAGCCGGCGAAAATGGCCGCGGCCAGCGCCGACGCCTTGGCCAGCACCACGAACCGGGCGACCATCAGCGGGTTGACCGGATCCCGGCCGGGCTTGCGCTCGATCCGGGCCCGGGTGTTGACCGCGGCGTACGCCTCCAGCACGGCGAGCGCGGCCAGTGTCACCACCGGCAGCCAGGGCAGCCGGGGGATGCCGCTGTAGTAGAGGGTGCTAATCAGCAGCCAGGCCACCGCCGCCGCGGCCAGGGCGGCCACGACCAGGGTGGAGATCCGGGTGGGGCCCACCCGCGACCGGTCCGGGCCCGGCCCGCCCGGTGGTGGGGACTTCGCCTGCGTCATGCCGGCCGGCTCCGCTCGGTCATGCCGTCGACTCTAACGCCAGTTCCGGTCGGGGGCGCAGATCCAGCGCGTCGTCGGCGGCCGGGCCGGCGGTCAGCAGGTCGGTGAGCCAGCCGTGACCGGGCAGCCGCCCGTACGGCTGGATGTCGATCCACGGTCGCAGCACGAAGGCGCGCAGGTGCGCCCGGGGATGCGGCAGGGTCAGCTCGGGGTCGTCGCTGAGCACCGGCTCGTCGTCGTCGCCCCAGACCGCGATCACGTCCACGTCGAGGGTGCGCGGCCCGAACCGCCGCTGCGGGTCACGGACCCGGCCGGCCGCGCGCTCCGCGGCCCGCGCCCGCTCCAGCCAGTCGCGTGGGGTCGCGGCGTCGTCCTGGGCCAGCAGCACCGCGTTGAGGTACGCGGGCTGATCGGCGTCGCCCCACGGTGGAGTCTCGTACACGCCGGAGAGCACCAGCACGCTGTCGCCGAGCGTGGCGACGGCCGTCCGCAGGTGGCCCAGCCGGTCGCCCAGGTTGCTGCCGAGCGAGAGCACGGCCCGGGTCACCGGGCACGCGCCCGGGTCATGGTGACGGCCACGTCGGTGAAGGTGTGCGGCACCGGCGCCTCCGGCTTGTGCACGGTGACGGTGGCGTTGACGACCCGCTCGTCGGCCAGGCAGACCGCGAGCAGGCGGTCAGCGAGGGTTTCGATCAGGTTGACCGGCTCGCCGGTCACCACCGCGACCAGACGCTCGGCCAGCTCGCCGTAGTGGACGGTGAAGGTGACGTCGTCGCTGGCGGCGGCCGGGGCGAGGTCCAGTTCCAGCACGGCGTCGACGACGAAATCCTGCCCCTGGACCCGTTCGAAGTCGTACACCCCGTGCCGCCCCCGGGCCCGCAGGCCGGTCAGCTGGATCCGGTCCATCATCGCTGCACCTCTCGCTCGCGCCCGGCGGGGGCGGGGGCCATACGCGGACTGCCGGTGGCGACCCAGACGGCGAGCGCGTCGGTGGTGGCCTGGACGTCGTGCACGCGTACCCCCCAGGCGCCCGTCGCGACCGCCAGCACGCTGGTGGCGACGGTGGCCGCCTCCCGCTGCGCGGTGGGTCGCGGCGTCCCGTCCGAGCCGGCGAGCAGTCGGCCGAGGTAGGACTTGCGGCTGGCGCCGAAGAGCAGCGGGTACCCGAGGTCGAGCAGCTCCGGCAGGCGGGCGCTCAACTCCCAGTTGTGCGCGGCCGTCTTGGCGAAGCCGAGGCCGGGATCGATGACGATGCGGTCGGCGGCCACTCCGGCGGCCAGCGCCGCGTCGATCCGCTGGGCCAGCTCGGCCCGCACGTCGGCCACCACGTCGGTGTAACTGGCCAGCTCGCGCATCTCTCGGGAGTGGCCACGCCAGTGCATCAGCACCCAGGGACAGCCGGCGTCGCGGACCACCCGGGCCATGTCCGGGTCGGCCAGCCCGCCGGAGACGTCGTTGACGACAACCGCGCCGGCACCCAGGGCGGCCTCGGCCACCCGGGCGCGGCTGGTGTCGATGCTGACCGGCACGCCGGCGGCGGTCAGCTCGCGGATGACCGGCAGCACCCGGTCGGCCTCGGTCGCCGCGTCGATCCTTTCGGCGCCCGGTCGGGTCGACTCACCGCCGACATCGACCAGGTGCGCTCCCGCAGCACGCAGACGGACGCCGTGTCCGACGGCCGCACCCAGGTCGGCGTACCGTCCGCCGTCGGAGAAGGAGTCCGGCGTGACGTTGAGGACGCCCATCACCACCGGGCCCGGGGCCCGCACCAGATCGGTCACGACTAGACGGTAC contains:
- a CDS encoding ABC transporter ATP-binding protein, giving the protein MDVTPEAAGGAEAPRAASISLQGIQKRYPNGTEAVRELSLEVKAGELVVLIGPSGCGKSTVLRMVNRLIEPTAGRIMLGDEDVTDVDPVRLRRRIGYVIQNVGLFPHQTVRANVATVPGLLGWSRDQTRARVDELLELVGLDPAQFGRRYPHELSGGQRQRVGVARALAADPVVLLMDEPFSAVDPIVRARLQEEFLRLQAEVRKTILLVTHDLDEAVRLGDRIAVLSHGGRLQQYDTPAALLGEPATPFVREFVGADRGIRRLAVTQLDRDALEPLPGDAETDLPTVPLDGSAYDALAVLLTSGRDRLVVTDDGRPVGALSRQRLLDLGRVTG
- a CDS encoding ABC transporter permease encodes the protein MGYEEAGREGSVEPSSGVPAAVLEHVFDDPSQGEPGRDRVGVHLVWEILLLGGLATLGWLLWRADSDVLRGDNLRTLLVGLVGLGLLALAAGLSLRTAAPNLAVGPVAVAAALHYAEQGDQGLAESVGPAVAAAALGGLALALAVVVLHVPGWAASLAGAAGVVVYIERRSAPVLVQGDYDPGRSAGYLLAGFAAVAVLGGLFGAIRAIRRLVGRYRPVTDPARRRGVVAAVVTALALVGSTVLAALAGVLLAANGSGTVTPAPGLDWTVLAIGVALLAGTSAYGRRGGLFGTLLAVCLVIVFQAYARARGWTVDRWTVGGVALGVGLLVTRLVETYGRPRPDSTDKSEPVGDGTISTGWTMPRSQPVDTWPPTLQTPAAPQPVDPWRDPRWEDSPRRWEDGER
- a CDS encoding DUF3180 domain-containing protein, translated to MTQAKSPPPGGPGPDRSRVGPTRISTLVVAALAAAAVAWLLISTLYYSGIPRLPWLPVVTLAALAVLEAYAAVNTRARIERKPGRDPVNPLMVARFVVLAKASALAAAIFAGFYAGLTGWLFVETTRAATEDRPAAGGGLLASLALVGAALWLERSCRVPERPDDEREPDQRESHPGQR
- the folK gene encoding 2-amino-4-hydroxy-6-hydroxymethyldihydropteridine diphosphokinase; the encoded protein is MTRAVLSLGSNLGDRLGHLRTAVATLGDSVLVLSGVYETPPWGDADQPAYLNAVLLAQDDAATPRDWLERARAAERAAGRVRDPQRRFGPRTLDVDVIAVWGDDDEPVLSDDPELTLPHPRAHLRAFVLRPWIDIQPYGRLPGHGWLTDLLTAGPAADDALDLRPRPELALESTA
- the folB gene encoding dihydroneopterin aldolase, whose protein sequence is MMDRIQLTGLRARGRHGVYDFERVQGQDFVVDAVLELDLAPAAASDDVTFTVHYGELAERLVAVVTGEPVNLIETLADRLLAVCLADERVVNATVTVHKPEAPVPHTFTDVAVTMTRARAR
- the folP gene encoding dihydropteroate synthase, which encodes MTDLVRAPGPVVMGVLNVTPDSFSDGGRYADLGAAVGHGVRLRAAGAHLVDVGGESTRPGAERIDAATEADRVLPVIRELTAAGVPVSIDTSRARVAEAALGAGAVVVNDVSGGLADPDMARVVRDAGCPWVLMHWRGHSREMRELASYTDVVADVRAELAQRIDAALAAGVAADRIVIDPGLGFAKTAAHNWELSARLPELLDLGYPLLFGASRKSYLGRLLAGSDGTPRPTAQREAATVATSVLAVATGAWGVRVHDVQATTDALAVWVATGSPRMAPAPAGREREVQR